The following proteins are co-located in the Pseudomonas fluorescens genome:
- a CDS encoding cysteine hydrolase family protein, translating to MSRKALIVIDAQHSFRHSTYWSENDLPGYLEKQQALIDGCVQQGIPVIQVFHVEDQGHFSLASGNVRALSELSINPDVIIHKRYHSAFAGTPLAARLTERGVTTVIISGIRTEQCCETTTRQASDSGLSVDFVSEATLTFPMTHARSGRVYTSAEIRERTELVLDERFARIVTVAQALEG from the coding sequence ATGAGCCGCAAAGCCCTTATCGTAATCGATGCGCAACATTCGTTTCGTCATTCAACCTACTGGTCCGAAAATGACCTGCCGGGTTACCTTGAAAAACAGCAGGCGCTCATCGACGGGTGTGTTCAACAAGGCATCCCGGTGATACAAGTCTTCCATGTCGAAGACCAGGGGCATTTCTCGCTGGCCTCGGGCAATGTCAGGGCGTTGAGCGAGTTGTCGATCAACCCCGACGTGATCATTCACAAGCGCTACCACAGCGCCTTTGCCGGAACGCCGTTGGCGGCCCGGCTCACGGAGAGGGGAGTCACCACGGTGATCATCAGTGGCATTCGGACCGAACAGTGCTGTGAAACCACCACGCGCCAGGCCTCGGACAGTGGCCTCAGTGTAGATTTCGTCAGCGAGGCGACCTTGACCTTCCCCATGACCCACGCCCGCAGCGGTCGGGTTTACACCTCGGCAGAGATTCGCGAGCGTACCGAACTGGTGCTGGACGAGCGTTTTGCCCGCATCGTGACGGTGGCCCAGGCGTTGGAGGGGTGA
- a CDS encoding metal/formaldehyde-sensitive transcriptional repressor produces the protein MGHIAANKDSLIKRVKRIAGQLQAVERALESDLDCAKTLHLVAATRGAINGLMEEIIEDHARAHVADPSLSEEARARGVEELLEAIRRYSK, from the coding sequence GTGGGCCACATCGCCGCAAACAAAGACAGCCTGATCAAGCGCGTCAAACGCATCGCCGGGCAGCTCCAGGCGGTTGAGCGAGCGCTGGAGTCAGACCTCGACTGCGCCAAGACGCTGCACCTGGTGGCCGCCACACGCGGCGCCATCAACGGCTTGATGGAAGAAATTATCGAAGACCATGCCAGGGCGCATGTGGCCGATCCCTCACTCAGCGAGGAGGCCCGCGCACGCGGCGTTGAAGAACTGCTGGAAGCCATTCGGCGGTACTCCAAATGA
- a CDS encoding VOC family protein: protein MSLSPFHLAIPVYDLAAARHFYGDVFGLCEGRSSAQWVDFDFYGHQLVIHEHPKTESQASVHANSVDGHDVPVPHFGIILHWDQWEALADRLRARETRFVIEPYIRFQGQVGEQATMFLFDPCGNALEFKAFKDMSQLFAK, encoded by the coding sequence GTGAGCCTTTCGCCCTTTCATTTAGCGATTCCCGTCTACGACCTCGCCGCCGCGCGCCACTTCTACGGCGACGTGTTCGGGCTCTGCGAAGGCCGTTCCAGCGCCCAATGGGTCGATTTCGACTTCTACGGCCACCAGTTGGTGATCCACGAACACCCCAAGACTGAATCCCAGGCATCGGTGCACGCCAACTCGGTTGACGGCCACGACGTACCGGTCCCGCATTTCGGCATCATCCTGCACTGGGACCAGTGGGAAGCCTTGGCGGATCGGCTCAGGGCGCGCGAAACCCGCTTTGTGATCGAGCCCTACATTCGTTTCCAGGGCCAGGTGGGCGAGCAGGCCACCATGTTCCTGTTCGACCCCTGCGGTAACGCGCTGGAGTTCAAGGCGTTCAAGGACATGAGTCAGCTGTTCGCCAAGTAA
- a CDS encoding DUF1289 domain-containing protein: MAKDIENPCISTCQLSGDLCVSCGRSKDDIRKWKRMKRPEKMAAVQRATLRLKALKKAR; the protein is encoded by the coding sequence TTGGCTAAAGATATCGAGAACCCCTGCATCTCCACTTGCCAACTGAGTGGTGATCTGTGCGTCAGCTGTGGACGGAGCAAGGACGACATCCGTAAGTGGAAGCGCATGAAGCGCCCGGAGAAAATGGCCGCCGTACAGCGCGCGACGTTACGGTTGAAGGCGCTGAAGAAGGCCAGGTAA
- a CDS encoding LysR family transcriptional regulator yields the protein MIRELRTFVSAARRGTFAAAGQHVGLTQSAVSAQIKHLEDALGVKLFDRTGRSATLNCAGQRAVPLAEEILDIFSRMGTPDSANNFQGALRIGAIGSVQTGLLPQALVALKQRAPFIEVNLVPGVSLNLLSQVDAGELDLAIMIRPPFNLPKDLSVEVIAREPFVLIAARDVQGDDPLQLLREQPFVRYDRGSFGGRQVTQFLKEQHIHTQPALELDELDAIVKMVRSGLGVSLVPMAGMWLEHGSDVRVLRLENLTFFREIVLLSKYAQRQLPLFELFRACVMDVLDAAK from the coding sequence ATGATTCGAGAACTAAGGACCTTTGTGAGTGCCGCGCGGCGCGGCACGTTTGCCGCTGCCGGCCAGCACGTGGGGCTGACGCAATCGGCCGTGAGCGCGCAGATCAAGCACCTTGAGGACGCGCTCGGGGTCAAGCTGTTCGATCGCACCGGCCGCTCTGCCACGCTCAACTGCGCAGGGCAGCGGGCGGTGCCGCTGGCGGAAGAGATCCTCGATATCTTCTCGCGTATGGGCACCCCGGACAGCGCGAACAACTTTCAGGGCGCGTTGCGTATCGGTGCCATCGGCAGTGTGCAAACCGGCCTCCTGCCTCAGGCGCTGGTGGCCCTCAAGCAGCGTGCACCGTTCATTGAAGTGAACCTGGTGCCCGGCGTTTCGCTGAACTTGCTCAGCCAGGTCGATGCCGGTGAGCTGGACCTGGCGATCATGATCCGCCCGCCGTTCAACCTGCCCAAAGACCTGAGTGTCGAGGTCATCGCCCGCGAGCCCTTCGTATTGATCGCCGCCAGGGACGTGCAGGGCGATGACCCGTTGCAACTTCTCCGCGAGCAGCCCTTTGTGCGCTATGACCGCGGTTCGTTCGGCGGGCGCCAGGTCACGCAGTTTCTCAAGGAGCAACACATCCACACTCAACCCGCCCTCGAACTCGACGAGCTGGACGCCATCGTTAAGATGGTCCGCAGCGGCCTCGGCGTTTCCCTGGTGCCCATGGCCGGCATGTGGCTGGAACACGGCAGCGACGTGCGGGTTTTGCGCTTGGAGAACCTCACGTTCTTTCGTGAAATCGTGCTGCTGAGCAAGTACGCCCAACGCCAATTGCCGCTCTTCGAGTTATTCAGGGCGTGCGTCATGGACGTGCTGGACGCTGCGAAGTAG
- a CDS encoding MFS transporter yields MSVLGTFRSLRSPNYRIWAAGALVSNVGTWMQRTAQDWLVLTQLTPHNAAAVGIVMALQFGPQLLLLPWTGFAADHYDQRKLLIATQAVMGVLALTLGVFTITGFVQLWHVYVFAFLSGCASAFDAPVRQIFVAELVGEKDLSNAIALNSTSFNMARMIGPAVAGVTIASVGTGWAFLLNGSSFFAVLASLFFLRVSRLHTKVRAPRTKGSLTEGMRYVWARPDLKAILLMLFLIGTFGMNFPIFISTMAVSVFQADARGYGLLTSTLAIGTIAGALIAAGSERPQFKSLLIGAAVFGFGCFLAALAPNYWMFAIALVIIGVGAMTFSNTTNSLMQLTTEPAMRGRVIALRVAVALGGTPLGAPIVGWVADHLGPRWALVVGAVSGILAVGVALYTLRRQLDKPR; encoded by the coding sequence ATGAGTGTCCTCGGCACTTTCCGCTCCCTGCGCAGCCCCAACTACCGCATCTGGGCCGCCGGCGCCCTGGTGTCCAACGTCGGCACCTGGATGCAGCGCACCGCCCAGGACTGGCTGGTGCTCACCCAGCTCACGCCGCACAACGCCGCGGCCGTGGGCATCGTCATGGCGTTGCAGTTCGGGCCGCAGCTGTTGTTGCTGCCCTGGACCGGTTTTGCCGCCGACCACTACGACCAGCGCAAACTGCTGATCGCCACCCAGGCGGTCATGGGCGTACTCGCGCTGACACTGGGGGTGTTTACCATCACCGGGTTCGTGCAGCTCTGGCACGTCTATGTGTTTGCGTTTCTATCAGGGTGTGCCTCGGCCTTCGATGCACCGGTGCGGCAGATTTTTGTGGCGGAGCTGGTGGGCGAGAAGGACTTGTCGAATGCCATCGCACTCAACTCAACGTCGTTCAATATGGCGCGCATGATCGGCCCGGCGGTGGCGGGCGTGACCATCGCTTCGGTCGGCACCGGCTGGGCGTTCCTGCTCAATGGTTCGAGTTTTTTTGCGGTGCTGGCGTCCCTGTTTTTCCTGCGCGTCTCGCGTCTGCACACCAAGGTGCGCGCCCCACGCACCAAAGGCAGCCTGACCGAGGGCATGCGTTATGTGTGGGCGCGGCCGGACCTGAAGGCAATCTTGCTGATGCTGTTTCTGATCGGCACCTTCGGCATGAACTTCCCGATTTTTATCTCGACCATGGCCGTCAGCGTGTTCCAGGCCGATGCGCGTGGCTACGGCCTGCTGACCTCGACCCTGGCCATCGGCACCATCGCCGGGGCATTGATTGCCGCGGGCAGTGAACGACCGCAGTTCAAGTCACTGTTGATTGGTGCCGCGGTGTTCGGGTTTGGCTGTTTCCTGGCGGCCCTGGCGCCCAATTACTGGATGTTCGCGATTGCGCTGGTGATCATCGGCGTGGGCGCGATGACGTTCAGCAACACCACCAACAGCTTGATGCAACTCACCACGGAGCCGGCCATGCGCGGCCGGGTGATCGCCCTGCGCGTCGCCGTCGCACTGGGTGGCACGCCGCTGGGTGCGCCCATCGTCGGTTGGGTGGCCGACCACCTGGGCCCGCGCTGGGCGCTGGTGGTCGGCGCGGTGTCCGGCATTCTGGCGGTTGGCGTGGCGCTTTACACCCTCAGGCGCCAGTTGGATAAGCCCAGGTAG
- a CDS encoding LysR family transcriptional regulator: protein MNLRTLRAFVEVVRQGGFSQAADVVALTQSTVSKAVKTLEDELGTPLLNRLGHKNELTAAGEIAYRRALVLLAEQNDLVAEINDLRGLKRGVLRIGLPPVGCGVLFAAMFAAYRTRYPDIEIELTEYGSKRLRECLEAGEVDLAALLLPADQGFDYQPVRNEPLMAVLPMSHPLARRKRIDFTDLADSPFILFEAGFALNAKILAACELKGVTPRVTARSGQIDFIVDLVSAGLGVAFLPRMLALKHQHAGIALIPLDEPHTDWHIALAWRASAHLPPAARAWLDLAKEMASPVR from the coding sequence ATGAACCTGCGCACATTGCGTGCCTTTGTTGAAGTGGTGCGCCAGGGCGGTTTCTCCCAGGCGGCTGACGTGGTGGCATTGACTCAATCCACCGTGAGCAAGGCGGTCAAGACACTGGAGGATGAATTGGGCACGCCGCTGCTTAACCGCCTGGGTCACAAGAATGAACTGACAGCCGCCGGCGAAATTGCTTACCGCCGCGCCCTGGTGTTGCTCGCTGAGCAAAACGATTTGGTGGCTGAGATCAATGATCTGCGGGGTCTCAAGCGCGGCGTACTGCGCATAGGCTTGCCGCCGGTAGGCTGCGGTGTACTGTTCGCGGCGATGTTCGCCGCCTACCGCACGCGCTACCCCGACATCGAAATCGAACTCACCGAGTACGGCAGCAAAAGGCTGCGTGAATGCCTGGAAGCCGGGGAGGTCGACCTCGCGGCCCTGCTGCTGCCAGCGGATCAAGGGTTTGACTACCAACCCGTGCGCAATGAACCGCTGATGGCTGTGTTACCCATGAGCCACCCACTGGCGCGGCGCAAACGCATCGACTTCACCGACCTCGCCGACTCCCCGTTCATCTTGTTCGAAGCCGGCTTCGCCCTGAACGCCAAAATCCTCGCCGCCTGCGAGCTCAAAGGTGTGACGCCACGGGTAACGGCGCGTAGCGGGCAAATCGACTTTATCGTCGACCTGGTCTCTGCAGGATTGGGTGTCGCCTTTTTGCCGCGCATGCTCGCACTCAAGCATCAGCACGCCGGGATTGCCTTGATCCCCCTGGACGAGCCGCACACCGATTGGCACATCGCCCTGGCTTGGCGTGCCAGTGCCCACCTGCCACCCGCCGCCCGCGCATGGCTGGACCTGGCCAAAGAAATGGCCAGCCCTGTGCGGTGA
- a CDS encoding DNA/RNA non-specific endonuclease: protein MHLRKIAVGLSALVLLSTGVQARGLLDLIKLPTPEHTARSGSISQHAALDLYSSKEKQLSFDACVDLFPGATPINTASVPATMKPLALCSDNFAVLYSQTSKTPLVVVERLNAAQLKDAKGEERTNQFYADPRIPKGARAELSDYRGQHPAVDRGHQSPAADAPNANAMAQSFALSNMVPQDPTNNRKIWSKVEADVRKFAVRAGGDVFVFTGPLFDAGYSTIGDNKVWVPTRLFKLVYDTSSKRAWAYVLPNAETRVQKPMDYDTFVKSTGLKLLGNLPVTGSVGRT, encoded by the coding sequence ATGCACCTGCGCAAAATTGCAGTTGGGCTGTCGGCCCTTGTTTTGCTATCCACTGGCGTACAAGCCCGTGGCCTGCTGGACCTGATCAAGTTACCCACCCCGGAACACACTGCTCGCTCCGGCTCGATCAGCCAGCACGCGGCCCTCGACCTTTATTCCAGTAAAGAAAAACAGCTTTCATTCGACGCCTGCGTCGACCTGTTCCCAGGCGCCACGCCGATCAACACGGCCAGCGTGCCCGCCACGATGAAACCCCTGGCGTTGTGTTCGGATAACTTCGCGGTGCTCTACTCACAAACCAGCAAGACGCCGCTGGTGGTGGTCGAACGCTTGAATGCCGCCCAGTTGAAGGACGCCAAGGGCGAGGAGCGCACCAACCAGTTCTACGCGGACCCGCGCATTCCCAAGGGCGCGCGCGCAGAGTTGAGCGACTACCGTGGCCAGCATCCGGCGGTCGACCGTGGTCACCAGTCGCCGGCCGCTGATGCGCCGAATGCGAATGCCATGGCCCAATCTTTCGCGCTGTCGAACATGGTGCCGCAAGACCCCACCAACAACCGCAAGATCTGGAGCAAGGTCGAGGCGGACGTGCGCAAGTTTGCCGTGCGTGCCGGCGGCGATGTGTTTGTGTTTACCGGCCCGCTGTTTGACGCGGGCTACAGCACCATCGGCGACAACAAGGTCTGGGTGCCGACGCGTCTGTTCAAGCTGGTCTACGACACCTCGTCGAAACGCGCCTGGGCCTATGTGCTGCCCAATGCGGAAACCCGTGTCCAAAAGCCGATGGACTACGACACCTTTGTGAAAAGCACCGGGCTCAAGTTGCTGGGCAATCTTCCGGTCACCGGGTCGGTGGGGCGCACCTGA
- a CDS encoding TetR/AcrR family transcriptional regulator, whose translation MAQMGRPRNFDRDHAVEQALHLFWEHGYDATSLAQLKAGLGGGISAPSFYAAFGSKEALFDECVQRYLATYAQVTECLWDDTLPPREAIETALRQSTRMQCEDGHPKGCMVALGVMSAPSPENARVADALTQSRARTRAGIVACVERAIRAGQLPDTLDAPVMATVFDSFLQGVSILARDDVAHATLDAAITQLMQTWEIASARVGRRVADNETV comes from the coding sequence ATGGCGCAAATGGGCCGCCCGCGTAATTTTGACCGTGACCACGCCGTGGAACAGGCCCTGCACCTGTTCTGGGAGCACGGCTACGACGCCACCTCCCTCGCCCAGCTCAAAGCCGGCTTGGGCGGCGGCATCTCTGCGCCGAGTTTTTACGCGGCGTTCGGCTCCAAAGAGGCGCTGTTCGATGAATGCGTGCAGCGCTACCTCGCGACCTATGCCCAGGTTACCGAATGCTTGTGGGACGACACCTTGCCACCGCGCGAGGCCATCGAAACCGCGCTGCGCCAGTCGACACGCATGCAGTGTGAGGACGGGCACCCCAAGGGCTGCATGGTGGCACTGGGTGTGATGAGCGCACCCAGCCCTGAAAATGCGCGGGTGGCGGATGCCTTGACGCAATCGCGCGCACGAACGCGGGCGGGCATCGTGGCGTGTGTTGAGCGTGCAATCCGTGCCGGGCAACTCCCGGACACGCTTGATGCGCCGGTGATGGCAACGGTGTTCGACAGTTTCCTGCAGGGCGTTTCGATCCTGGCGCGCGATGATGTGGCACACGCCACCCTTGATGCCGCAATCACACAGCTCATGCAGACGTGGGAGATTGCTTCTGCGAGGGTGGGCCGCAGAGTCGCAGACAACGAAACCGTTTAA
- the dmeF gene encoding CDF family Co(II)/Ni(II) efflux transporter DmeF codes for MNALPSAHTHEHVFLGSAHDENAKRTLWVVMLTVVMMVAEIAAGAVTGSMALMADGFHMATHAAALGIAAAAYAYARRNASNSRYSFGTGKVGDLGGFASALILALVSLGIGVESVMRLLQPAEVQFGTATLIAVVGLAVNVVSALLLGHGHSHGHDHDHDHDHHGHDNNMRSAYVHVLADALTSVLAIAALLAGRYLGWVWLDPAMGIVGAVVIARWSWSLMRTTAGVLLDQTDEHVAAEIRELVEQPGDATITDLHVWRVGPDAHAAIVSVVGRSTTDAESIRERLKPVHEVSHLTVEFRAA; via the coding sequence ATGAACGCCCTCCCTAGTGCTCACACGCACGAACATGTCTTCCTCGGTTCGGCCCATGACGAAAACGCCAAACGCACCCTGTGGGTGGTGATGCTGACGGTGGTGATGATGGTCGCAGAAATTGCCGCCGGGGCCGTGACCGGTTCCATGGCGCTAATGGCGGACGGCTTTCACATGGCTACCCATGCGGCGGCGCTGGGCATTGCCGCTGCGGCCTACGCCTACGCCAGGCGCAATGCGAGTAACTCACGCTACAGCTTCGGCACCGGCAAAGTCGGCGACCTGGGTGGCTTCGCCTCGGCGCTTATCCTGGCGCTGGTGTCCTTGGGCATTGGTGTCGAGTCGGTGATGCGCTTGCTGCAGCCGGCTGAAGTGCAGTTTGGTACAGCCACGCTGATTGCGGTGGTGGGGCTGGCAGTAAATGTCGTCAGCGCGCTGTTGCTGGGCCACGGTCACAGCCACGGGCATGATCACGACCACGACCACGACCATCATGGCCACGACAACAACATGCGCTCAGCCTACGTGCATGTGCTCGCCGATGCGCTGACCTCTGTGCTCGCCATCGCCGCGTTGCTGGCCGGCCGTTATCTGGGCTGGGTGTGGCTGGACCCGGCGATGGGTATCGTCGGCGCGGTGGTGATTGCGCGGTGGTCCTGGAGTTTGATGCGCACGACCGCTGGCGTATTGCTGGATCAAACCGATGAACACGTCGCCGCAGAAATTCGTGAACTCGTCGAACAACCCGGTGATGCGACGATTACCGATCTGCACGTGTGGCGCGTCGGCCCCGACGCGCACGCGGCCATCGTCAGCGTGGTGGGCCGCTCGACCACCGATGCCGAAAGCATTCGCGAGCGCCTCAAACCGGTGCATGAAGTGAGCCACCTCACCGTTGAATTTCGTGCGGCCTAG
- a CDS encoding YeeE/YedE family protein: protein MSTSLPLTPARKPFAPLVAFIVLVVGAVFLQNSVGSRQVLLLVVGAALGLTLYHAAFGFTSAWRVFINDRRGAGLRAQMVMLAVAVLLFFPALGAGTLFGQPVVGLVAPAGVSVVFGAFIFGIGMQLGGGCASGTLFTVGGGNARMLVTLLFFICGSLIATHHVDWWFALPAFPAVSIVKSFGVLPALLVSLAAFGLIAALTVRLEKRRHGQLEAGVTSEHLGLRRFLRGPWPLVWGAIGLALLNYATLALAGRPWGITSAFALWGAKVASGLGIDVASWAFWQLPGNAKALAAPVWADITSVMDVGIILGALLAAGLAGRFAPSLNIPARSLVAAVIGGLMLGYGSRLAYGCNIGAYFSGIASGSLHGWVWLVAAFIGNSVGVRLRPWFFAGERPQVALSGC, encoded by the coding sequence ATGAGCACCTCGCTTCCCCTGACGCCCGCGCGCAAGCCCTTCGCGCCGCTGGTGGCCTTTATCGTCCTGGTCGTCGGCGCCGTATTCCTGCAAAACAGCGTCGGCTCGCGCCAAGTGCTGTTGCTGGTGGTCGGTGCCGCGCTGGGCTTGACCTTGTACCACGCCGCCTTCGGCTTCACGTCGGCCTGGCGTGTATTTATCAATGATCGGCGCGGCGCCGGTTTGCGTGCGCAAATGGTGATGCTGGCCGTGGCGGTGCTGTTGTTTTTCCCGGCGCTGGGGGCCGGCACCTTGTTCGGTCAGCCGGTGGTCGGGCTGGTGGCGCCGGCTGGCGTGTCGGTGGTGTTTGGGGCATTTATTTTCGGCATCGGCATGCAGTTGGGCGGCGGTTGCGCATCGGGCACGCTGTTCACCGTGGGCGGCGGGAATGCGCGCATGCTGGTGACACTGTTGTTCTTTATTTGCGGTTCGTTGATCGCTACGCACCATGTTGATTGGTGGTTTGCGTTGCCCGCGTTCCCGGCGGTCTCCATTGTCAAAAGCTTTGGCGTGTTACCGGCATTGCTCGTCAGCCTGGCTGCGTTCGGCCTTATCGCCGCCCTCACCGTACGCCTGGAAAAGCGCCGTCATGGCCAGCTTGAGGCGGGCGTAACCAGCGAACACCTCGGCTTGCGCCGCTTCCTGCGCGGGCCATGGCCATTGGTGTGGGGCGCGATTGGCCTGGCACTGCTCAACTACGCGACCCTGGCATTGGCCGGGCGGCCGTGGGGCATTACGTCGGCGTTCGCGCTGTGGGGCGCCAAGGTGGCAAGCGGGTTGGGTATCGATGTGGCCAGTTGGGCGTTCTGGCAACTGCCCGGCAATGCCAAGGCCCTGGCGGCGCCGGTGTGGGCAGACATCACCAGTGTGATGGACGTGGGTATCATCCTCGGCGCGCTGTTGGCCGCAGGCCTGGCCGGGCGTTTCGCCCCCAGCCTGAACATCCCGGCGCGCTCGCTGGTGGCGGCGGTTATCGGTGGCTTGATGTTGGGTTATGGGTCGCGGCTGGCCTACGGTTGTAATATCGGCGCGTACTTCAGTGGCATCGCCTCGGGCAGCCTGCATGGCTGGGTATGGTTGGTGGCGGCGTTTATCGGTAACAGCGTGGGCGTGCGGTTGCGGCCATGGTTCTTCGCCGGCGAACGGCCGCAGGTAGCGTTGAGCGGTTGCTGA
- a CDS encoding LysR family transcriptional regulator — translation MKRHFEDLQLGSIELFCLAAEANSFTAAAQTAGVTPAAVSRSISRLEERLGSRLFVRTTRSIRLTESGRIFFEQCRQALTQLVEAQQAVMGAQSVPSGLLRISIPTTYAHHRLLPLLPKFRALYPQVSVDIHISNRNIDFVAEGYDLAIRVRAQPDSSLIARPLEEAELVVVAAPAYLKRVGTPQTLEDLPGHECIQYELPSNGRRISWLFQVDGKAQEYVGAAGYSCADDVLGGVTLAKHGAGLFQTYRFIVEQALAEGSLVEVLKPFGGRSRPFTLLYPHGRYVPHRVRAFVDFLLGYRELWAKDSTLP, via the coding sequence ATGAAGCGTCATTTTGAAGATTTGCAGCTAGGCAGCATTGAGCTGTTTTGTCTCGCAGCCGAAGCCAATAGTTTCACCGCTGCCGCGCAAACAGCGGGGGTGACGCCGGCGGCGGTGAGCCGCAGCATCTCGCGCCTGGAGGAGCGTCTGGGTTCGCGCCTGTTTGTGCGCACCACCCGCAGCATTCGGCTTACCGAGAGCGGCAGGATTTTTTTCGAGCAATGCCGCCAGGCGTTGACGCAACTGGTCGAGGCGCAACAGGCAGTCATGGGCGCGCAGTCTGTCCCGTCCGGGCTGCTGCGCATCAGTATCCCTACCACCTACGCCCACCACCGTTTGCTGCCGTTGTTGCCCAAATTTCGTGCGCTGTACCCTCAAGTCAGCGTCGACATCCACATCAGCAATCGCAATATCGACTTCGTCGCCGAAGGTTATGACCTGGCCATTCGCGTGCGTGCCCAGCCGGACTCGTCGCTGATCGCGCGCCCGCTGGAAGAGGCTGAACTGGTGGTGGTGGCAGCCCCGGCTTACCTCAAGCGAGTCGGTACGCCGCAGACCTTGGAGGATTTGCCCGGGCATGAGTGCATCCAGTACGAACTGCCGAGTAATGGCCGGCGTATTTCCTGGTTGTTCCAGGTGGACGGCAAAGCCCAGGAGTATGTAGGGGCGGCGGGGTACAGCTGTGCCGATGATGTGCTGGGTGGCGTGACCCTGGCCAAACACGGGGCCGGGCTGTTTCAGACGTACAGGTTTATTGTTGAGCAAGCGCTGGCTGAGGGCAGTCTCGTGGAAGTGTTGAAACCGTTTGGGGGACGCTCGCGGCCGTTTACGTTGCTGTATCCCCACGGGCGCTACGTGCCACATCGGGTGCGTGCGTTTGTGGATTTTTTGCTCGGGTATCGGGAGCTGTGGGCGAAGGACTCAACACTGCCATAA
- a CDS encoding MFS transporter has translation MTPSLSVSASSERLPIGALLALAMTGFICIVTETLPAGLLPLISTGLSISPSAAGQMVTAYALGSVLAVIPMTIATRGWRRRNVLLLTIVGFLLFNSITALSSHYGVTLVARFFAGVAAGLAWSLLAGYARRMVAPEQQGRALALAMVGTPIALSLGVPLGTWLGGLVGWRTTFGLMSALTLVLIVWVLVKVPDYPPQAAHQRVSLGNVLTTPGVRPVLAVVISWMLAHNILYTYIAPFVAPAGLSDRVDLVLLVFGIAALAGIWLTAKLVEPLLRTTVLASLATFAAVCVVFGFSGRVPSVIYLGMAVWGLSFGGAATLLQTALADAAGDGADVALSLNVVAWNSAIAGSGVVGGVLLDTWGVASFPWAMVVLIAVSFLIAWGAHAHGFKPGARETEKPAVAGH, from the coding sequence GTGACCCCCTCACTCAGCGTATCCGCGTCGTCCGAGCGCTTGCCCATTGGCGCCTTGCTCGCCCTGGCCATGACCGGCTTTATCTGCATCGTCACTGAAACCCTGCCCGCCGGCCTGTTGCCGTTGATCAGCACAGGCCTGTCGATTTCGCCGTCGGCAGCCGGGCAGATGGTCACCGCCTACGCCTTGGGCTCCGTGCTGGCGGTGATCCCGATGACGATCGCCACCCGTGGCTGGCGGCGGCGAAATGTGCTGTTGCTGACCATTGTCGGCTTCCTGCTGTTCAACTCCATCACGGCGCTGTCGTCCCACTATGGCGTCACCCTGGTGGCGCGTTTCTTCGCTGGTGTGGCGGCGGGTTTGGCCTGGAGCCTGCTGGCGGGTTACGCGCGGCGTATGGTCGCGCCGGAGCAACAGGGCAGGGCGCTTGCCTTGGCGATGGTCGGCACACCGATTGCGCTGTCGTTGGGCGTACCGCTCGGCACGTGGCTGGGTGGCCTGGTGGGTTGGCGCACCACGTTCGGCCTGATGTCGGCGCTGACCCTGGTGCTGATCGTGTGGGTGCTGGTGAAGGTCCCGGACTATCCGCCGCAGGCGGCGCATCAGCGTGTGTCGCTGGGTAACGTGCTGACCACCCCCGGCGTGCGGCCGGTGCTGGCGGTCGTGATCAGTTGGATGCTGGCGCACAACATTCTGTACACCTACATCGCACCCTTCGTGGCGCCTGCGGGCTTGAGCGATCGCGTCGATCTGGTGCTGCTGGTGTTCGGCATCGCCGCGTTGGCGGGGATTTGGCTGACGGCAAAACTGGTCGAGCCGCTGTTGCGCACGACCGTACTGGCGAGCCTCGCGACGTTCGCGGCGGTCTGCGTGGTGTTCGGCTTCTCGGGCCGTGTACCCAGCGTCATCTACCTCGGCATGGCCGTGTGGGGGCTGAGTTTCGGTGGCGCGGCAACATTGCTGCAAACCGCGCTGGCGGATGCCGCCGGGGATGGCGCGGATGTGGCGCTGTCGCTGAACGTGGTGGCGTGGAACAGTGCGATTGCCGGCAGCGGTGTGGTCGGCGGCGTGCTGCTGGATACCTGGGGCGTCGCCTCGTTTCCCTGGGCGATGGTGGTATTAATAGCGGTATCGTTTTTGATCGCCTGGGGCGCTCATGCCCACGGGTTCAAACCGGGTGCACGTGAGACAGAAAAACCGGCCGTGGCCGGGCACTAA